In a genomic window of Alcanivorax sp.:
- a CDS encoding lipid A deacylase LpxR family protein → MVISLRVLLIFSCLLPLTVRASTFGFSWDNDLFVGSDGQYTNGVRISWVGDAHERCDRNGTFTCGLAAALDPLPGISLEDEKHALTLSLEQIMITPSDISREMPDFNDLPYVGYSNLELGLFSWNGNNLFGYGVRVGVVGPDSGAEQSQKVVHKVTGSTEPQGWDNQLGSDLIGGAYFLHAHRLVRYSGRSLESEVGYAWGVDANNFNGTAKVGGFWRIGENLPRNFIPDYAGIGTAGSLVGLFDGEGFGWEIFVASFGEYIGYSYLEEHSGPYDVESRNGILGLVLGGGISLDDFSFTLTLQGSSSPIRKSDDILSFGNMSFMWRI, encoded by the coding sequence ATGGTTATTTCCCTGCGCGTTCTGTTGATTTTTTCTTGCCTGCTGCCGCTGACAGTCCGGGCATCCACCTTCGGGTTTTCCTGGGATAACGATCTGTTTGTCGGTTCCGATGGCCAGTACACCAATGGTGTGCGAATCAGTTGGGTGGGTGATGCGCACGAGCGCTGCGATCGAAATGGCACTTTCACCTGTGGCCTGGCCGCCGCCCTGGACCCGCTGCCCGGTATCAGTCTGGAGGATGAAAAGCATGCCCTGACCCTGAGCCTGGAACAGATCATGATCACCCCGTCGGACATCAGTCGTGAGATGCCGGATTTCAATGATCTGCCCTACGTGGGGTACAGCAATCTGGAGCTGGGACTGTTCAGCTGGAATGGAAATAATCTGTTTGGCTACGGGGTGCGTGTTGGCGTTGTGGGGCCGGATTCCGGTGCTGAGCAGTCGCAGAAAGTGGTGCATAAAGTGACGGGTTCCACGGAGCCGCAAGGCTGGGATAATCAGCTTGGTTCCGATCTGATTGGTGGGGCGTACTTTCTCCATGCCCACCGTCTAGTGCGCTACAGTGGTCGCTCGCTGGAAAGTGAAGTGGGTTATGCCTGGGGGGTGGATGCCAATAACTTCAATGGCACCGCCAAGGTCGGTGGCTTTTGGCGTATTGGCGAGAATCTACCTCGCAACTTTATCCCTGATTATGCGGGTATTGGTACGGCTGGTTCCCTGGTGGGCTTGTTCGATGGTGAGGGGTTTGGCTGGGAAATCTTTGTTGCCAGCTTTGGCGAATACATCGGCTATTCCTATCTGGAAGAACACAGTGGTCCCTATGACGTGGAATCTCGCAACGGCATTCTCGGGCTGGTACTGGGCGGCGGCATCAGCCTGGACGATTTTTCCTTCACCCTGACCTTGCAGGGGTCATCGTCACCGATCCGCAAAAGCGACGATATTCTGAGTTTCGGGAATATGTCGTTTATGTGGAGGATTTAG
- a CDS encoding gamma carbonic anhydrase family protein, which translates to MGIRRFEDKAPQLGERVFVDPDATVIGDVTLGDDCSVWPRAVIRGDMHAIRIGARVSIQDNAVLHITHDSRFNPGGFALQIGDDVTLAHQAMLHGCTLGNRVMVGMQAIIMDGAVVEDDVIIAAGSLVGPGKRLESGYLYRGQPARQVRALTGEEKEFLPYVAGNYVRLKDRYLGASSDSTVL; encoded by the coding sequence ATGGGGATTCGCCGCTTTGAAGACAAGGCCCCGCAGTTGGGCGAACGGGTATTTGTCGACCCGGATGCCACCGTGATCGGTGACGTAACCCTCGGGGACGACTGTTCCGTCTGGCCGCGGGCGGTGATCCGCGGCGACATGCATGCCATCCGCATCGGTGCCCGGGTCAGCATTCAGGATAACGCGGTACTGCACATCACCCACGATTCCCGTTTCAACCCGGGCGGCTTCGCCCTGCAGATCGGCGACGATGTGACCCTCGCCCACCAGGCCATGTTGCACGGCTGCACCCTGGGTAACCGGGTGATGGTGGGCATGCAGGCGATCATCATGGATGGCGCCGTGGTGGAAGACGATGTCATCATCGCCGCCGGTTCCCTGGTGGGCCCCGGAAAACGGCTGGAAAGCGGTTACCTCTACCGCGGCCAACCGGCCCGTCAGGTCCGTGCGCTCACCGGGGAAGAAAAAGAATTCCTTCCCTACGTGGCCGGGAATTATGTGCGGCTGAAGGATCGGTATCTGGGGGCGTCAAGCGACAGCACCGTGCTGTAG